The Buchnera aphidicola (Muscaphis stroyani) DNA window TATATCAAAATCTATTAGATTGTTTAAAACACAGGCAGAAGCCATTACTAAAGACGTACCTAAAATTGTATTTAAAAATAAAAACGGACTAAATTTTATATGAGAAGAAAATAAAAAACCACCCATTATTAAAATTATATTACCAAATATAATACCTGGTTTAATTATTTCACAGTAATGCTTAATAGAAATTATCATATTTAAGTATCTTTAAAAAATTATCGTATGATGATTTAAATTCCACATAATCCATATCGAACCAAATAATACAATAAATAATATTATTAACGTAAATAATAAAGATACTATATTCCATTGATTTTTTTTAGATGGATTTAAATCTAAAAAACACAAAAAATGAATTACAATTTGAATTAAACATGAAGATAATATAACTATATAAGTTATTTTTTTAGAAAATAACTCATTAATTACAGACAAAAATGAAATTGCTGTAAATACAGCAGAAAATAAAAAACCAAAAATATAATATTTAATTTCTCTGTGACAATTTTTTAATAATGGAAAAAAATTATTCATAAAATAGCCTCATTTAAATAAACAAAAGTAAACACACAAATCCATATAATATCCAAGAAATGCCAAAACAAACTCAAACATAAAATACGAGTATGAACTGAATTAGTTACACCCGATATTATAGTTTGAAAAAAAATAAATAACATAAAAATTAAACCTAAAACAACGTGTGCTCCATGAATACCCACTAAAGAAAAAAAAGAAGATAACAAAGCATTTTGATTAGGACCTAAGTCATTAACAATAAGTTTATAAAATTCATTAATTTCCATTGTAATAAAGCATATACCTAAAATAAAAGTTATTATTAAATATACAAAAATCATTATAGTATTTTTTTGTTTAGCAGATATAACTATCATTCCACATGACAGTGAACTTAATAAAAGAACAATTGTCTCTAAAAATACATCAAACAAATTTAAAATTTTATAACTGAAATGAAAAGATGAACTGGAATGAGCAACAACATATACCGCAAACAAAACTGAAAACATTATGCAATCGCTCATAAGATACAACCATAATCCAAGTAATTTATTATTTTTAGACTGCTTCTTATGAAAATTATGCACAGTATTTGAATTAATGCATTTTATTTTTTTTTCTATCATTTTACTCTCACTTTAAAAATATTTTTAAAATTTTGATTTTTCTATTTTTTCAATTTCATCTATAGATATATTATATTCAAGGTCTTTTTTAAGACTATAAAAAAACAAACTTAAGATAATAGAAAAAAAAGAAAAAATACATAACCAATTAATATGCCATACCGCTGCAAAACCAAAAAATAATGCAAAAATGCTAATAAAAAAACCAAATCCTGTATTTTTAGGTATACAAATTTCTTTATAATTTTTTTGATTATATCTTTTTTCTTGAAATTGTTTATGAAACCAAAAATCATCTTTATATTTAATATTTGGAATAATTGCAAAATTATATATAGGAGCAGGTGAAGATGTAGACCATTCTAAAGTTCTTCCATCCCATGGATCTCCAGTAGTATCTAAATAAAATTTACGATCTTTTATTGAAACCCAAAACTGTACAATTTGACAAATAATTCCTATTCCAATTAAAATAGCTCCAAAAGCGGAAATAGACAACAATAGATGAAATTCTGGATTAATGTCTTGACTTAACCTGCGTGTCATTCCCATAAAACCTAAGAAATAAAGAGGCATAAAAGCAATAAAAAAACCTATAATCCAAAACCAAAAAGCACGCTTACCCCATTTTTCATTTAAAATAAAACCAAAAAGTTTAGGAAACCAATAAGTGATTCCAGAAAAACATCCAAAAACAACTCCTCCGATAATTACATTATGAAAATGAGCGACTAAAAATAAACTATTATGTAATATAAAATCAGCTGGAGGAACTGAAAGTAAAACGCCTGTCATCCCTCCAATAGAAAACGTAACTAAAAATCCAATAGTCCATAACATGGAAGAATGCATTTGAACGCGACCTTGATACATAGTAAATAACCAATTAAAAATTTTTACTCCAGTAGGAATAGCTATGATCATTGTAGTTATACCAAAAAATGCATTTACATCAGCCCCTGCGCCCATTGTAAAAAAATGATGCAACCAAACAACAAAAGATAAAATAGTAATAGCCAATGTTGCCCATACTAAAGAAGTGTATCCAAATAAAGTTTTTTTTGAAAAAGTAGCAACTACCTCTGAAAAAACACCAAAAGCCGGTAAAATTAAAATATATACTTCTGGATGCCCCCAAATCCATATTAAATTAACATACA harbors:
- the cyoD gene encoding cytochrome o ubiquinol oxidase subunit IV: MNNFFPLLKNCHREIKYYIFGFLFSAVFTAISFLSVINELFSKKITYIVILSSCLIQIVIHFLCFLDLNPSKKNQWNIVSLLFTLIILFIVLFGSIWIMWNLNHHTIIF
- the cyoB gene encoding cytochrome o ubiquinol oxidase subunit I, with protein sequence MLGKLTLNAIPYDEPIIMVTYSLIIFIGISIASGLTYYKKWNYLWSEWVTTVDHKKISIMYGILAFIMLFRGFADALLMRTQQVISSSGCKGFLPSHHYDQIFTAHGVIMIFFVAMPFVIGLMNLVVPLQIGARDVAFPFLNNLSFWLNASSAVLITLSLGIGEFAETGWLSYPPLSEIKYSPGVGVDYWIWSLQIAGIGTTLTGINFLVTILKMRAPGMNFFKMPVFTWTSLCTNILIIISFPVLTMTLIFLTLDRYFDFHFFTNDLGGNAMMYVNLIWIWGHPEVYILILPAFGVFSEVVATFSKKTLFGYTSLVWATLAITILSFVVWLHHFFTMGAGADVNAFFGITTMIIAIPTGVKIFNWLFTMYQGRVQMHSSMLWTIGFLVTFSIGGMTGVLLSVPPADFILHNSLFLVAHFHNVIIGGVVFGCFSGITYWFPKLFGFILNEKWGKRAFWFWIIGFFIAFMPLYFLGFMGMTRRLSQDINPEFHLLLSISAFGAILIGIGIICQIVQFWVSIKDRKFYLDTTGDPWDGRTLEWSTSSPAPIYNFAIIPNIKYKDDFWFHKQFQEKRYNQKNYKEICIPKNTGFGFFISIFALFFGFAAVWHINWLCIFSFFSIILSLFFYSLKKDLEYNISIDEIEKIEKSKF
- a CDS encoding cytochrome c oxidase subunit 3; the encoded protein is MIEKKIKCINSNTVHNFHKKQSKNNKLLGLWLYLMSDCIMFSVLFAVYVVAHSSSSFHFSYKILNLFDVFLETIVLLLSSLSCGMIVISAKQKNTIMIFVYLIITFILGICFITMEINEFYKLIVNDLGPNQNALLSSFFSLVGIHGAHVVLGLIFMLFIFFQTIISGVTNSVHTRILCLSLFWHFLDIIWICVFTFVYLNEAIL